One Chitinophagales bacterium DNA window includes the following coding sequences:
- a CDS encoding DUF6119 family protein, with protein MNQKFHIKVFKIKESHYLLRDKSFEESVQIIIENHKKHIYAGVDDIDTFNIQFEEGEVEDFKFASYCYNQPEERHYWRLFLPDYIGQDQNFSIIKFSYVLFTSYNNSIYCVIGGSGIGVIKTFINPTFGIDVYSRIAKPAEDLVIEIKSRSIANNVSLQTTTYNYNQTVADTIEFSEIPAVMKIVVRDELKNGFFSDFGLDINQAILEVGSYFCLRKMISFDDLLQLIKLLDNLIKNVEAVDLSFFKKIENEELIELLDTKLISSIIEDVKQFSYQNLDMVDRRDIDIVHPTKLENFYECDKYIVRFKNSRGSTDKLIENRQKLYIASIEHIYNRLEGDFEDFNIKNEIYKNQIRGVRNHEEITYGTFLNHIVAELTDQNKRYFKIDREWYHIKDVFLQKLTDSAIDKYQRYKLEDNLLKQWRGSISEGEYNQQQDGVNSYNLDKLLIDNIELCDVLQIRDDKLYFIHVKDGFDVKLRDCYIQVVLAAKRLNIDLSDNTGENYLIPTLTEYNSQSPTNQINIPEIVDHLIDGSIQVIFVLAYRNKTKYQGTAIEKIRESKSNIAKYSIVNVVKEMNEIYDLKLIDISTISDDS; from the coding sequence ATGAATCAAAAATTTCACATAAAAGTCTTCAAAATAAAAGAATCTCACTATTTGCTTCGTGACAAATCATTTGAAGAGTCTGTGCAAATAATTATAGAGAACCATAAAAAACATATATACGCAGGTGTCGATGACATTGATACATTTAATATCCAATTTGAAGAAGGTGAAGTTGAAGATTTCAAATTTGCATCATATTGCTATAATCAACCAGAAGAGAGACATTATTGGAGATTATTCTTACCAGATTATATTGGTCAAGATCAAAATTTCAGCATCATAAAATTTTCATATGTCCTTTTCACTAGCTACAACAACTCCATTTATTGTGTTATTGGTGGTAGTGGAATAGGGGTGATTAAAACATTTATTAACCCTACTTTTGGAATTGATGTTTACAGTAGAATAGCTAAACCTGCTGAAGATTTGGTTATAGAGATAAAATCGAGATCAATTGCAAATAATGTGTCCCTTCAAACCACAACCTACAATTACAACCAAACTGTAGCTGATACAATTGAATTTTCTGAAATTCCTGCAGTGATGAAAATCGTTGTTAGAGATGAATTGAAAAATGGGTTTTTCTCAGATTTTGGACTAGACATCAATCAAGCTATTCTGGAAGTTGGTTCTTATTTCTGTCTCAGAAAAATGATTTCATTTGATGATCTTCTACAATTAATCAAACTATTAGATAATCTAATCAAGAATGTAGAAGCAGTTGATTTGTCCTTTTTCAAAAAAATTGAAAATGAAGAACTAATAGAATTACTCGACACCAAACTCATAAGTTCAATTATAGAGGACGTAAAACAATTCTCTTATCAAAACTTAGACATGGTTGACCGAAGAGATATAGACATCGTTCATCCAACCAAGCTTGAGAATTTCTATGAATGCGACAAATACATAGTAAGGTTTAAGAATTCAAGAGGATCAACAGATAAACTAATTGAGAACAGGCAAAAACTCTACATTGCTTCAATAGAACACATTTACAATAGGCTTGAAGGTGATTTTGAAGATTTCAATATCAAGAATGAAATTTATAAAAACCAAATTAGAGGAGTTAGGAATCATGAGGAGATAACCTATGGAACTTTTCTAAATCATATAGTTGCAGAATTAACAGACCAAAATAAAAGGTACTTTAAAATAGACAGAGAATGGTACCATATTAAAGATGTCTTTCTACAAAAGTTAACCGATTCTGCTATAGATAAGTATCAACGATATAAGCTTGAAGACAATCTGTTAAAGCAATGGAGAGGCTCAATTAGTGAAGGTGAATATAACCAGCAGCAAGATGGAGTTAATTCGTACAACCTAGACAAACTATTAATTGACAATATTGAATTATGCGATGTACTTCAAATTAGAGATGACAAACTTTATTTCATTCATGTTAAAGATGGCTTTGACGTCAAACTTAGAGATTGTTACATCCAAGTGGTATTAGCTGCAAAACGATTGAACATTGATCTGAGTGACAACACAGGCGAAAATTATCTCATACCAACGCTCACGGAATACAACTCGCAAAGTCCAACTAATCAAATTAATATTCCAGAGATTGTAGATCACTTAATAGACGGTTCAATCCAAGTGATTTTTGTTTTAGCCTATAGAAATAAAACCAAATACCAAGGAACAGCAATTGAAAAAATTAGAGAAAGTAAATCAAATATTGCGAAATATTCCATAGTCAATGTAGTCAAAGAAATGAATGAAATATATGATTTAAAGTTAATTGATATTAGTACAATAAGTGACGATAGCTAA
- a CDS encoding DUF2452 domain-containing protein, with translation MPKKESKKQEEKETFINPIDKDKIAENPGLLPYAHTVGGVSIKPIDKGRIKGTSVSAMHQQTDLQMKQIYDQIEVLAKQAREIQKRKEISEHIYAADMSFRPVIGQRYYLYQRSDKNFVLSMIAKDEWGRKMPFEKYLAEVELLADHTWSVIEESEE, from the coding sequence ATGCCCAAAAAGGAAAGCAAGAAACAAGAGGAAAAAGAGACATTTATCAACCCGATAGACAAGGACAAAATAGCGGAAAACCCCGGTTTGCTGCCCTATGCACATACTGTAGGTGGCGTAAGTATTAAGCCCATTGACAAGGGAAGAATAAAGGGTACATCTGTTTCGGCCATGCATCAGCAGACCGATCTGCAAATGAAGCAGATCTACGATCAAATAGAAGTATTGGCAAAACAGGCCAGGGAAATTCAAAAGCGAAAAGAAATTTCAGAGCATATTTATGCGGCAGATATGAGCTTTCGCCCGGTTATCGGCCAGCGGTATTATTTATACCAGAGATCTGATAAAAATTTTGTGCTCTCAATGATCGCAAAAGACGAATGGGGCAGAAAAATGCCTTTTGAAAAATACCTTGCCGAAGTAGAGTTATTGGCAGACCACACTTGGAGTGTTATTGAAGAAAGTGAGGAATGA
- a CDS encoding isoaspartyl peptidase/L-asparaginase, with product MGRRDFVLLIHGGVGTILRENMAAEKEEAYRAALIHALKAGESILKNGGNAVEAVEATIIVLEDSPLFNAGRGSVFTHEGKNEMDASIMDGLSMNAGAVAGVRQIKNPIMAARKVMENSPHVMLTGEGAEEFAKKENVKLEEPGYFYVEERHRQLMRAQEQDEVILDHSGENKDLKGNIENGGKKLGTVGAVALDKQGNLAAATSTGGMTNKRYGRIGDTPIIGAGTYANNKTCAVSGTGHGEYFIRNVVAYDISALMEYRGWTLKQATDFVILEKLKNQNGEGGVVAIDQNGNYVMTFNTEGMYRGVVTDREAARAEIYK from the coding sequence ATGGGGCGCAGAGATTTTGTATTGCTTATTCATGGTGGAGTAGGAACCATTTTGCGAGAGAATATGGCCGCTGAAAAAGAAGAAGCTTACCGTGCGGCACTAATTCATGCACTTAAGGCGGGCGAATCAATTTTGAAAAATGGTGGAAATGCTGTGGAAGCTGTGGAAGCGACAATAATTGTATTGGAAGATTCACCGCTTTTTAATGCAGGGCGGGGTTCGGTATTTACCCACGAGGGAAAAAACGAAATGGACGCTTCCATCATGGACGGTCTCAGCATGAATGCAGGAGCCGTGGCAGGTGTGCGGCAAATAAAAAATCCAATTATGGCTGCGCGAAAAGTGATGGAAAATTCGCCACATGTAATGCTAACAGGCGAAGGAGCAGAGGAATTTGCCAAGAAAGAAAATGTAAAGCTGGAGGAACCCGGCTATTTTTATGTGGAAGAACGCCACCGTCAACTGATGCGCGCCCAAGAACAAGATGAGGTAATACTCGATCACTCCGGTGAAAATAAAGACCTAAAAGGAAATATTGAAAATGGCGGCAAAAAATTAGGAACTGTTGGTGCTGTCGCACTTGACAAACAGGGCAATCTTGCGGCAGCTACTTCAACGGGCGGAATGACCAACAAACGATATGGCCGAATTGGCGACACACCCATAATCGGTGCGGGAACCTATGCCAACAATAAAACCTGTGCCGTTTCGGGAACCGGTCACGGGGAGTATTTCATTCGAAATGTAGTGGCATATGATATTTCAGCCCTGATGGAATACAGGGGCTGGACATTAAAACAAGCAACTGACTTTGTGATTCTTGAAAAATTGAAAAATCAAAATGGTGAAGGAGGTGTTGTGGCAATTGATCAAAATGGAAATTATGTAATGACTTTCAATACCGAGGGAATGTATCGCGGAGTAGTAACCGACCGTGAAGCTGCAAGAGCGGAAATTTACAAGTAG
- a CDS encoding DnaJ domain-containing protein produces MSQQTDPYRILGVSSTASDREIRNAYRKLVLAYHPDRNKGSAEAAQKFNNIQSAYEQIKESRQKPLRKGDAQQSEFIFFRTIKDLFKIRIILPKREVIQGLFEVKVFSREKRNDIHLKLPAGIELIKKGIPERIILNTPQGPATAWNTTFYLKGIHTGHFQIGPAWYVQSGTRYITERAFINVYREASYKKKQKGEKQLNRVVQGISIVVMLFIVFILAYNVVMDRVDPERKRRALARDGKVIPDFRLQTGATPYSSYYGENIIDPSSAHQIEFIADPVLDQVVFLTELHSGKVIRHNYVLSNDTFVMNQIPDGTFYIKVFYGRDWDVSNRLKRGKLKGGFNIYRKFISFTEKDQILRMERSTRVDSLAFNAYRITLYKVKGGEAPARKMEEEQFFN; encoded by the coding sequence ATGTCTCAACAAACTGATCCATACCGAATACTTGGCGTATCGAGCACTGCAAGTGACAGGGAAATAAGAAATGCATACAGAAAGCTCGTGCTGGCCTATCATCCTGACAGAAACAAGGGCAGTGCTGAAGCGGCACAAAAATTTAATAATATTCAAAGTGCTTATGAACAAATAAAAGAAAGCAGGCAAAAACCACTTCGAAAAGGCGATGCACAGCAATCGGAATTTATTTTTTTCCGGACAATAAAAGACCTCTTTAAAATTCGGATTATACTTCCTAAAAGAGAAGTTATCCAGGGGCTTTTTGAAGTAAAAGTATTTTCCCGGGAAAAAAGAAATGACATTCACTTAAAACTTCCTGCGGGTATAGAATTGATCAAAAAAGGCATCCCCGAAAGGATAATATTAAATACGCCCCAGGGCCCGGCTACAGCCTGGAACACTACTTTTTACCTAAAAGGAATTCATACAGGGCATTTCCAGATAGGTCCTGCATGGTATGTACAGTCTGGTACGAGGTATATTACAGAGCGTGCATTTATCAATGTTTATAGAGAAGCAAGCTATAAGAAAAAACAAAAAGGTGAAAAACAACTCAACAGAGTAGTGCAGGGAATAAGTATTGTAGTGATGTTGTTTATAGTATTTATTTTAGCCTATAATGTAGTGATGGATCGTGTTGATCCTGAACGCAAAAGACGCGCCCTGGCCAGGGATGGAAAAGTTATTCCCGATTTTAGATTGCAAACAGGAGCTACCCCCTACAGTTCGTATTATGGTGAAAATATTATAGACCCAAGCTCTGCACATCAAATAGAATTTATTGCAGATCCAGTGCTCGATCAGGTGGTATTTTTAACTGAATTGCACAGCGGTAAAGTTATTCGGCACAATTATGTGCTCTCCAACGATACTTTTGTAATGAATCAAATACCTGATGGCACTTTTTATATTAAGGTTTTTTATGGCAGGGATTGGGATGTGAGCAATCGTTTAAAAAGGGGTAAACTCAAAGGGGGATTTAATATTTACCGGAAGTTTATCAGCTTTACTGAAAAAGATCAAATACTAAGAATGGAGCGCAGCACACGTGTTGATTCTCTGGCATTTAATGCTTATCGAATTACCTTATATAAGGTAAAAGGAGGAGAAGCTCCTGCCCGGAAAATGGAGGAAGAACAGTTTTTTAACTAA
- a CDS encoding DUF3089 domain-containing protein has product MKFKHLFLFPILLFLFACSPQLASFQVPPDLKAPDYSNPDHWGALPFRQDAADVVPHGEKWISDSLKEVDVFYVHPTMYLKGDTWNASIENDKLNKRIDKKPVKLQASVFNRSARVFAPRYRQAHIHAFKEDTVEGKKALDFAYQDVVNAFEYYLENHNNGRPIIIAGHSQGTWHTRRLLKEYFNGTALQKQLVCAYLVGYAVYKDDYPEIKVCAQATETGCYVSWSSFKEGYFYPDTTQDILVGEVSVNPISWTTDTASASGDIAVLLKPQKKKRYYTEARIKNDMLWVDTKLLFVRRFNTMHVVDYNLYWDSIRKNVATRVEEFLE; this is encoded by the coding sequence ATGAAATTCAAACACCTATTCCTCTTCCCGATCTTATTATTTCTTTTTGCTTGTTCCCCACAATTGGCCTCTTTTCAAGTGCCGCCAGATCTCAAAGCTCCTGATTACAGCAATCCCGATCATTGGGGTGCATTGCCATTTCGCCAAGATGCAGCAGATGTAGTTCCCCATGGAGAAAAATGGATTTCCGATTCTTTAAAGGAAGTGGATGTTTTTTATGTGCATCCCACAATGTACCTCAAAGGCGATACCTGGAATGCAAGTATTGAAAACGACAAACTCAATAAGCGAATTGATAAAAAGCCGGTGAAATTACAGGCAAGCGTTTTCAATCGTTCTGCACGTGTATTTGCTCCCCGCTATCGGCAGGCCCATATCCATGCCTTTAAGGAAGATACTGTTGAGGGAAAGAAAGCATTGGATTTTGCTTATCAGGATGTGGTCAATGCTTTTGAGTATTATCTTGAAAATCACAACAATGGCCGCCCGATTATTATTGCCGGGCACAGTCAGGGTACCTGGCATACGCGCAGGCTTTTAAAGGAATACTTCAATGGCACGGCTTTGCAAAAGCAGTTGGTTTGCGCTTACTTGGTTGGTTATGCGGTGTATAAGGACGATTATCCTGAAATAAAAGTTTGTGCCCAGGCTACTGAAACAGGTTGTTATGTTTCCTGGAGCAGTTTTAAGGAAGGGTATTTTTATCCCGACACAACCCAGGATATTCTTGTAGGAGAGGTAAGCGTGAATCCCATCAGTTGGACAACAGACACGGCATCAGCTTCCGGTGATATTGCGGTATTGCTAAAGCCACAAAAGAAGAAGCGCTATTACACAGAGGCACGCATCAAAAATGACATGCTTTGGGTAGATACCAAATTGTTGTTTGTGCGCAGGTTCAACACAATGCATGTTGTAGATTATAATCTTTATTGGGACAGTATCCGTAAAAATGTGGCCACCCGTGTAGAGGAGTTTTTAGAGTAA
- a CDS encoding crotonase/enoyl-CoA hydratase family protein, with the protein MTYQYFKVDIENKVAKVAFNRPEKSNALHMEAWQEMQSIFETLSNTPEARAIVLSGEGKNFCAGIDLELLMSVAQYNDIACSGKKSEKIRSLVLRLQEAVTAIEKCSKPVLAAVHGGCIGGGLDIVSACDMRYCSEDAYFTIKEIDLGMVADLGTLQRLPKLISPGMVSEMAYTGRKVHGTEARNIGLVNQCYPTRNELMEGVAEIAAVIAAKSPLSIRGTKDVLRYARDHSVDDALNYMSTWNAGMLLSDDLTEAFKSTMEKRKPNFED; encoded by the coding sequence ATGACCTACCAATATTTTAAAGTTGACATTGAAAACAAAGTAGCGAAAGTTGCTTTCAACAGGCCGGAAAAGTCAAATGCGCTTCACATGGAGGCCTGGCAAGAAATGCAAAGCATTTTTGAAACACTTTCAAATACTCCTGAAGCAAGGGCAATTGTGCTGTCAGGAGAAGGGAAAAACTTTTGTGCGGGGATTGATTTAGAGTTGTTGATGTCGGTGGCCCAATACAATGATATAGCATGTTCCGGAAAGAAAAGCGAGAAAATAAGAAGCCTGGTGCTGAGGCTACAGGAAGCCGTTACAGCAATAGAAAAGTGTAGCAAACCGGTATTGGCTGCTGTTCATGGCGGATGTATTGGAGGCGGGCTTGACATCGTCTCAGCTTGCGATATGCGCTATTGTAGTGAGGATGCATATTTCACGATCAAGGAAATTGATTTGGGCATGGTCGCTGATCTTGGAACCTTGCAGCGCTTGCCAAAATTAATTTCTCCCGGAATGGTCTCTGAAATGGCATATACCGGCAGAAAGGTCCACGGAACGGAGGCCAGGAATATTGGCCTGGTCAACCAGTGTTATCCTACAAGAAATGAACTAATGGAAGGCGTTGCGGAAATTGCGGCAGTCATAGCCGCTAAATCTCCTTTATCTATCCGTGGAACCAAAGATGTTTTGAGATATGCCAGAGATCATTCCGTAGATGATGCGCTAAATTATATGTCAACCTGGAATGCAGGAATGTTGCTTTCTGATGATCTAACAGAAGCATTCAAATCTACCATGGAAAAGCGCAAGCCTAATTTTGAAGATTAA
- a CDS encoding cyanophycinase has translation MKKPKGILIAIGGAVDRGTGSDLENSEARSDKFLEAGILKRMLEEIPGITNRIEVITTASMIPEETGQHYVDAFALLQNENIGVIHIKSREDTLDKSYHKRLSEAEGVLFTGGNQLRLTTIFGGTNLLSLLLSRYQNEQFVVAGTSAGAMAMSTVMIYGGSSTEALLKGEVKQSRGFGFIQDVTFDSHFIKRGRFGRLCQAIAKNPANVGIGLGEDTGLLIRDGDHMEAIGSGLVTIVDGSKITYTNIAEIKDGEPISIENLIVHILSKGHNYILSERHLI, from the coding sequence ATGAAAAAACCAAAAGGTATTTTGATCGCAATTGGCGGAGCGGTAGATAGAGGCACTGGCTCTGATCTTGAAAATTCAGAGGCACGCAGTGATAAATTTTTGGAAGCCGGCATTTTAAAGCGAATGCTGGAGGAGATTCCAGGAATTACCAACCGCATTGAGGTCATCACCACGGCATCTATGATTCCCGAAGAAACGGGGCAGCACTATGTAGATGCTTTTGCCCTTTTGCAAAATGAAAACATTGGGGTGATCCACATCAAAAGCAGGGAAGATACGCTGGATAAATCTTATCACAAGCGACTTTCCGAGGCCGAAGGTGTACTTTTCACAGGGGGAAATCAATTGAGGTTGACCACTATTTTTGGAGGCACCAACCTTTTATCGCTTTTGTTGTCTAGATATCAAAACGAACAATTTGTGGTGGCGGGGACAAGTGCCGGAGCCATGGCCATGTCAACTGTTATGATCTATGGGGGAAGTAGCACAGAAGCCCTTCTGAAAGGTGAGGTAAAACAATCCCGTGGATTTGGGTTTATCCAGGATGTTACCTTCGACAGCCATTTCATCAAGAGAGGACGCTTTGGAAGGCTTTGTCAGGCGATTGCCAAAAACCCTGCTAATGTGGGGATTGGACTTGGAGAAGATACAGGCTTGCTGATTAGGGATGGAGATCATATGGAAGCAATTGGGTCTGGTCTGGTTACCATTGTAGATGGCAGCAAAATCACTTACACCAATATAGCAGAAATCAAAGATGGAGAGCCAATATCTATTGAAAATCTTATTGTTCACATTCTATCTAAGGGACACAATTACATACTTTCAGAAAGACATCTAATCTAA
- the cphA gene encoding cyanophycin synthetase, producing the protein MKILDTKLLKGPNYWSNRRHKLVVMKLDLEEMELLPSNKVDGFYERIVKLLPTLHEHHCSEGHEGGFFERIKEGTWMGHIIEHVALEIQTLAGMDCGFGRTRGAGEEGVYNVVFNYTQEKAGVYAAKAAVRIVEALISGENYSLENDIQQLKVLREEYKLGPSTQSIVDEAVKRGIPFMRLNEASLVQLGYGVHQKRIMATMTSQTSGLGVDLACDKEDTKFLLHRAGVPVPYGGICTDEKGLKSELYSVGYPCVIKPIDGNHGKGATTNIEKEPDAIRAFKLAQKYSERVIVERWIKGHDFRLLVINHKLVAAAKRTPAHIVGDGQSSIQQLIDAVNADPRRGFGHENMLTEITVDKMTQHILTSKKLKLNSVLPNKEILYLKTTANLSTGGTATDVTDSVHPDNVFMAERVSRIIGLDICGIDVMASDLKSPIAQNAGAVIEVNAAPGFRMHLDPTVGLPRNVAKPVIDMLYPPGQEATIPIVAVTGTNGKTTTTRLIAHIMKSAGYQVGFTTSDGIYVQNSTLELGDCTGPKSARFILSDPTVNFAVLETARGGILREGLGFSQCDIGIVTNITSDHLGMKGIDSLEKLALVKSVVVENVTPSGYSILNADDPLILGMRKDIKSNIALFSLDENNETVIEHCKAGGIAAIYENGYITINKGGWKIPVEKVANIPLTFSGRAVFMIQNVLPATLAAFLRNVNLVDLRLALQTFTPSPAQTPGRMNIFKFKDFEVMLDYAHNPSGMEAIGKFLERTDGFPKVGVISGTGDRRDEDIIELGKVSGRIFDEIIIRQDAELRGRKAEDIRDLLMEGISSVDAKKSVLYVPDEKTAITKSIEEAKPGSFITVISDSIPESIKYLRELKERESELEVPKIDIPNLEV; encoded by the coding sequence ATGAAGATACTTGATACTAAATTACTTAAAGGCCCCAATTACTGGTCGAACAGAAGACATAAGCTTGTCGTTATGAAACTCGACCTGGAGGAAATGGAACTACTTCCATCAAATAAGGTGGATGGTTTTTATGAACGAATTGTAAAACTACTGCCAACTTTGCACGAACATCACTGTTCAGAAGGGCATGAAGGTGGTTTTTTCGAGCGCATCAAAGAAGGCACCTGGATGGGCCACATCATTGAGCATGTGGCGCTCGAAATTCAAACGCTTGCCGGTATGGACTGTGGCTTTGGCAGAACTCGAGGAGCGGGTGAAGAAGGTGTTTACAATGTGGTTTTCAACTACACACAGGAAAAAGCAGGGGTATATGCCGCCAAAGCAGCTGTGCGAATTGTGGAAGCACTGATCTCTGGAGAAAACTATAGCTTAGAAAATGACATTCAGCAGTTAAAAGTGCTTAGGGAAGAATATAAACTCGGTCCAAGCACACAGTCCATTGTAGATGAAGCCGTCAAAAGAGGGATTCCCTTTATGCGCCTCAACGAAGCTTCCCTGGTTCAGTTGGGCTATGGTGTTCATCAAAAGCGCATTATGGCCACCATGACCAGTCAGACAAGTGGCCTCGGAGTGGATCTGGCCTGTGACAAAGAAGACACGAAGTTTTTGCTTCATAGGGCCGGAGTTCCCGTTCCCTATGGTGGAATTTGCACCGATGAGAAAGGATTAAAAAGTGAATTGTATTCAGTGGGCTATCCGTGTGTGATAAAACCCATAGATGGCAACCACGGAAAAGGAGCCACCACCAATATTGAAAAGGAGCCGGATGCTATAAGAGCTTTCAAATTGGCACAAAAATATTCAGAACGGGTAATAGTGGAGCGATGGATAAAAGGCCACGATTTCCGCCTTTTGGTGATCAATCACAAGTTGGTAGCTGCGGCAAAACGCACTCCCGCACATATAGTAGGTGATGGTCAATCAAGCATACAGCAACTGATTGATGCGGTAAATGCAGATCCAAGAAGAGGATTTGGACATGAAAATATGCTTACAGAAATTACAGTGGACAAGATGACCCAGCATATTTTGACTTCAAAAAAACTTAAACTAAATTCTGTTTTACCGAACAAGGAAATACTCTATTTAAAGACCACTGCCAACCTCAGCACAGGCGGAACCGCTACGGATGTTACGGATTCTGTGCATCCCGACAATGTGTTTATGGCAGAGCGCGTTTCTAGGATTATCGGCCTCGATATCTGCGGGATTGACGTTATGGCTTCAGATCTCAAATCTCCGATAGCGCAAAATGCAGGCGCAGTAATTGAAGTGAATGCGGCTCCGGGCTTTAGGATGCACCTCGACCCAACAGTAGGCTTGCCCAGGAATGTGGCCAAACCGGTTATCGACATGCTTTATCCACCGGGACAGGAAGCTACCATTCCCATTGTGGCAGTGACAGGTACCAATGGAAAAACAACAACCACCCGACTGATTGCACACATCATGAAAAGTGCCGGATACCAGGTAGGATTTACCACCTCCGATGGAATTTATGTGCAAAATAGTACGCTGGAATTAGGCGACTGCACGGGACCTAAAAGCGCGCGGTTTATTCTTAGCGATCCTACGGTGAATTTTGCCGTACTCGAAACTGCACGGGGCGGAATACTGCGCGAAGGGCTTGGCTTCAGCCAGTGTGATATTGGAATTGTAACCAATATTACCTCTGACCATCTGGGCATGAAGGGCATTGATTCATTGGAAAAATTGGCCCTTGTTAAATCTGTTGTTGTGGAAAATGTCACTCCATCAGGTTATTCTATTTTGAATGCAGATGATCCGCTAATTCTCGGAATGAGGAAGGACATCAAATCGAATATTGCTTTGTTCAGCTTGGACGAAAACAACGAGACTGTTATTGAACATTGCAAAGCCGGTGGCATTGCAGCGATTTATGAAAATGGCTATATCACTATCAACAAAGGCGGTTGGAAAATACCCGTTGAAAAAGTGGCGAATATTCCGCTTACTTTTTCCGGCAGGGCTGTTTTTATGATCCAGAATGTGTTGCCCGCCACGCTGGCGGCATTTCTCCGGAATGTCAATCTGGTAGATCTACGGCTGGCACTGCAAACTTTCACTCCTTCTCCGGCACAAACCCCGGGACGAATGAATATTTTCAAATTCAAGGATTTTGAAGTGATGCTCGATTATGCCCACAATCCATCGGGAATGGAGGCCATTGGCAAATTTCTAGAAAGAACCGATGGCTTTCCAAAAGTAGGTGTGATTTCCGGCACGGGCGACAGAAGGGACGAGGATATCATAGAGCTCGGAAAAGTGAGTGGGAGGATTTTCGATGAAATCATCATCCGACAAGATGCTGAATTAAGAGGCCGCAAAGCAGAGGACATTCGCGATTTATTAATGGAAGGTATAAGCAGTGTTGACGCCAAAAAATCGGTCTTGTATGTGCCTGATGAAAAAACAGCCATTACCAAATCCATTGAAGAGGCTAAACCAGGATCGTTCATTACTGTCATCAGCGATTCAATTCCTGAATCGATAAAGTATTTAAGGGAATTGAAAGAAAGGGAAAGCGAACTGGAAGTTCCAAAGATCGATATTCCAAATTTGGAAGTATAA
- a CDS encoding tetratricopeptide repeat protein has product MIVLIISLLVLCSCNMSSQSENDYNSKGVAKDKRGDFRGAISDYNEAIKIDPKFAIAYNNRGLTKDKLGDYKGAISDFNEAIKIDPTVYHFYRNRGLTKAKLEDYRGALSDFNEAIKIDSKDSQAYYDRGFIKDKLEDYRGAISDYNEAIKIDPKFAIAYNNRGLAKDKLGDYKGAISDFSEAIKIDPTDALAYRNRGLTKAKLEDYRGAISDYNEAIKIDPTDALAYRNRALTKGKLEDFRGALSDFSEAIKVDPTDALAYYGRGVLKLITYKMNEGCIDLSKAGELGYHEAYDLIKKHCN; this is encoded by the coding sequence ATGATAGTTTTAATTATTAGTTTGCTGGTTTTGTGTAGTTGTAATATGTCTAGCCAATCAGAAAATGATTACAACAGTAAAGGAGTTGCTAAAGACAAGCGAGGAGATTTTAGAGGAGCAATATCAGACTATAATGAGGCAATAAAGATTGACCCTAAGTTTGCTATAGCATACAACAATAGAGGTCTTACCAAAGACAAGCTTGGAGATTATAAAGGGGCAATATCAGATTTTAATGAGGCAATAAAGATTGACCCAACAGTTTATCATTTTTACCGCAATAGAGGTCTTACCAAAGCCAAGCTTGAAGATTATAGAGGTGCATTATCAGACTTTAATGAAGCAATAAAGATTGACTCTAAGGATTCTCAAGCTTACTACGATAGAGGATTTATTAAAGACAAGCTTGAAGATTACAGGGGTGCAATATCAGACTATAATGAGGCAATAAAGATTGACCCTAAGTTTGCTATAGCATACAACAATAGAGGTCTTGCCAAAGACAAGCTTGGAGATTATAAAGGGGCAATATCAGATTTTAGTGAAGCAATAAAGATTGACCCTACTGATGCTTTAGCTTACCGCAATAGAGGTCTTACCAAAGCCAAGCTTGAAGATTACAGGGGTGCAATATCAGACTATAATGAAGCAATAAAGATTGACCCTACTGATGCTTTAGCTTACCGCAATAGAGCTCTCACTAAAGGCAAGCTTGAAGACTTTAGAGGAGCATTATCAGACTTTAGTGAAGCAATAAAGGTTGACCCTACCGATGCTTTAGCTTACTATGGCAGAGGTGTTCTTAAATTAATAACATATAAAATGAATGAAGGTTGTATAGATTTGAGTAAAGCAGGAGAGTTGGGATATCATGAAGCTTACGATTTGATAAAAAAACATTGCAATTAA